One Mya arenaria isolate MELC-2E11 chromosome 5, ASM2691426v1 genomic window carries:
- the LOC128235255 gene encoding hemicentin-1-like isoform X1 produces MSNYSITNVIENTDKTKSTKSTLTYTVRGRDHDMEVFCYASNEDNHDISSNVIRLNVRYFPEQLVYINGHENHHTFYMIRNSNSKQTLQCVVHGGNPLASLSWSCYSGTQTDMNTPSSAVSNVSWFAGEWNESTCICQASHILGWSQSQSVTVKVLFAPSLIICKVKNVNILRGILNVTLFSNVTINCSSNGNPKPTNITWILPSSDTSNGQLLSYTNIQTSFQGSYTLLVGNVMEPSIGPTVKGYANTTFDMHVQCHQRQIITTAFDSDTNLTCEVYNILYPTGANSIKTAVDSSLQIKVLYPPDIPVLRMNSTCMNNSTLEQAYLRLLEFDHVKVECVTEGNPEPNCQWTNHSQSCTLDILNASKEDTGTYVCLAFNTMKTTQGRIVAGRNVSSFYLDILYPPKIRDLTKRVEVLEGVTLRLICDAEPGNPNDTFFAWESKRKPERNTFDQNLKIPNISRTEEGEFTCYANNIMHPTGGQELKGSDIESVYVDVQYKAFIITFTALHTTVYQDDNLSFACDVDSDPPASITILSPTGSALKYIEGNNQLLYNKTSSCLEDVGQFTCISANKHNQMQPEKRNVTVDVQCSPRYPADYNKFTTIGTRPGEIAVHNFSVFSNPPPTNFTWTNLSNSMQISLYTASSDRVIIITTDMSSALIITSVEPWDSGNYSVRVENEIGSMNETFRIVVNIYAEPAGETSTSHNVYSSNNSSSGVVGGTVGAVCTVILVVVLLAVFLYRKRRSCNESDRCRDGGSLKDDTRYEDLALGHRGISPEYSHLDFRDRTENSLMQTPFKDNNAYENLKLNQQKLT; encoded by the exons ATGTCaaattattcaataacaaaCGTTATTGAAAATACGGATAAGACAAAATCTACCAAGAGTACTCTGACATACACTGTGAGGGGAAGAGATCACGACATGGAAGTGTTTTGTTATGCAAGTAATGAAGATAACCACGACATATCCAGCAATGTGATTCGCCTAAATGTCAGAT ACTTTCCAGAACAACTGGTTTATATAAATGGTCACGAAAACCATCATACATTCTACATGATTCGGAATTCGAATTCGAAACAAACGCTTCAATGTGTTGTACATGGAGGCAATCCCCTCGCAAGCCTGTCATGGTCTTGTTACAGTGGCACCCAGACTGACATGAATACCCCATCAAGTGCGGTCAGCAATGTTTCTTGGTTTGCTGGAGAATGGAATGAATCGACATGTATCTGCCAGGCGTCTCACATTCTTGGATGGTCTCAGTCGCAATCAGTGACCGTTAAAGTCCTTT TTGCACCCAGTCTAATAATATGCAAggtgaaaaatgtaaatatacttaGGGGTATTTTAAACGtgacattattttcaaatgttacaaTAAATTGCTCAAGCAACGGAAATCCAAAACCTACCAATATCACCTGGATTTTGCCTTCAAGTGATACTTCAAATGGACAACTACTGTCGTATACAAATATTCAAACCTCCTTTCAAGGAAGTTATACGTTGTTGGTTGGAAATGTTATGGAACCGAGCATAGGACCGACAGTCAAGGGATATGCCAATACAACATTTGACATGCATGTTCAAT GCCATCAGAGGCAAATCATCACCACAGCATTCGACAGTGACACAAACCTTACGTGTGAAGTATATAACATATTATACCCAACTGGTGCAAATAGTATAAAGACTGCAGTCGATTCAAGTCTCCAAATAAAGGTGTTGT ATCCTCCAGATATTCCAGTTTTACGGATGAATTCAACGTGCATGAATAACTCTACGTTAGAACAAGCATATCTTCGATTATTAGAATTTGATCATGTGAAAGTGGAATGTGTTACAGAAGGAAATCCGGAACCTAATTGCCAATGGACCAATCATTCACAGTCGTGTACACTTGATATTTTGAATGCCTCTAAAGAAGATACAGGAACTTATGTTTGTCTTGCTTTCAACACAATGAAGACAACACAAGGAAGAATCGTTGCAGGACGAAATGTTTCATCATTTTATCTTGATATATTAT ATCCACCAAAGATAAGAGACCTCACGAAAAGGGTCGAGGTTCTTGAAGGTGTTACTTTGAGATTAATTTGTGACGCGGAACCGGGAAACccaaatgatacattttttgCTTGGGAAAGCAAACGAAAACCTGAAAGAAACACATTTGATCAGAACCTTAAAATACCAAACATTTCTCGAACAGAAGAAGGCGAATTTACATGCTATGCTAATAATATTATGCATCCAACTGGAGGTCAAGAGCTAAAGGGAAGTGATATTGAAAGTGTATATGTGGATGTCCAAT ACAAGGCGTTTATCATAACGTTTACAGCTCTGCACACTACTGTCTACCAAGATGATAACCTAAGCTTTGCTTGTGATGTGGACAGTGATCCGCCTGCTAGTATAACCATTTTATCACCTACTGGATCCGCTCTTAAATATATCGAAGGAAATAATCAGTtactttataacaaaacaagttCATGCTTAGAGGATGTTGGTCAGTTTACGTGCATATCTGCAAACAAGCACAACCAGATGCAACCcgaaaaaagaaatgttacagTGGACGTCCAAT GTTCGCCTAGGTATCCGGCTGACTACAACAAATTTACAACTATCGGAACCAGACCTGGTGAAATTGCAGTTCATAATTTCAGTGTATTTTCGAACCCTCCACCAACAAACTTTACGTGGACAAACCTTTCGAATAGTATGCAAATTTCATTATACACAGCCTCATCTGATAGAGTAATCATTATCACCACAGACATGTCATCTGCGCTCATTATAACAAGCGTAGAACCATGGGACTCCGGCAACTACTCTGTAAGGGTTGAGAACGAAATTGGAAGCATGAACGAAACGTTTCGCATTGTTGTAAACA TTTACGCTGAACCAGCCGGTGAAACGTCGACGTCACACAATGTTTACAGTTCTAACAATAGTAGTAGCGGAGTTGTAGGAGGTACAGTTGGTGCTGTGTGCACTGTGATACTTGTAGTGGTTCTGCTTGCTGTTTTCCTCTATAGAAAACGGCGAAGTTGTAACG AAAGTGACCGATGCAGGGATGGAGGTAGCTTGAAAGATGATACTCG GTACGAGGACCTTGCCCTTGGTCACAGAGGAATATCACCCGAATATTCTCACCTTG ACTTCCGAGATAGAACCGAGAATAGCTTGATGCAAACACCATTTAAGGACAACAATGCATATGAGAACTTAAAATTGAATCAACAAAAGTTGACATGA
- the LOC128235255 gene encoding hemicentin-1-like isoform X2, with translation MEPSIGPTVKGYANTTFDMHVQCHQRQIITTAFDSDTNLTCEVYNILYPTGANSIKTAVDSSLQIKVLYPPDIPVLRMNSTCMNNSTLEQAYLRLLEFDHVKVECVTEGNPEPNCQWTNHSQSCTLDILNASKEDTGTYVCLAFNTMKTTQGRIVAGRNVSSFYLDILYPPKIRDLTKRVEVLEGVTLRLICDAEPGNPNDTFFAWESKRKPERNTFDQNLKIPNISRTEEGEFTCYANNIMHPTGGQELKGSDIESVYVDVQYKAFIITFTALHTTVYQDDNLSFACDVDSDPPASITILSPTGSALKYIEGNNQLLYNKTSSCLEDVGQFTCISANKHNQMQPEKRNVTVDVQCSPRYPADYNKFTTIGTRPGEIAVHNFSVFSNPPPTNFTWTNLSNSMQISLYTASSDRVIIITTDMSSALIITSVEPWDSGNYSVRVENEIGSMNETFRIVVNIYAEPAGETSTSHNVYSSNNSSSGVVGGTVGAVCTVILVVVLLAVFLYRKRRSCNESDRCRDGGSLKDDTRYEDLALGHRGISPEYSHLDFRDRTENSLMQTPFKDNNAYENLKLNQQKLT, from the exons ATGGAACCGAGCATAGGACCGACAGTCAAGGGATATGCCAATACAACATTTGACATGCATGTTCAAT GCCATCAGAGGCAAATCATCACCACAGCATTCGACAGTGACACAAACCTTACGTGTGAAGTATATAACATATTATACCCAACTGGTGCAAATAGTATAAAGACTGCAGTCGATTCAAGTCTCCAAATAAAGGTGTTGT ATCCTCCAGATATTCCAGTTTTACGGATGAATTCAACGTGCATGAATAACTCTACGTTAGAACAAGCATATCTTCGATTATTAGAATTTGATCATGTGAAAGTGGAATGTGTTACAGAAGGAAATCCGGAACCTAATTGCCAATGGACCAATCATTCACAGTCGTGTACACTTGATATTTTGAATGCCTCTAAAGAAGATACAGGAACTTATGTTTGTCTTGCTTTCAACACAATGAAGACAACACAAGGAAGAATCGTTGCAGGACGAAATGTTTCATCATTTTATCTTGATATATTAT ATCCACCAAAGATAAGAGACCTCACGAAAAGGGTCGAGGTTCTTGAAGGTGTTACTTTGAGATTAATTTGTGACGCGGAACCGGGAAACccaaatgatacattttttgCTTGGGAAAGCAAACGAAAACCTGAAAGAAACACATTTGATCAGAACCTTAAAATACCAAACATTTCTCGAACAGAAGAAGGCGAATTTACATGCTATGCTAATAATATTATGCATCCAACTGGAGGTCAAGAGCTAAAGGGAAGTGATATTGAAAGTGTATATGTGGATGTCCAAT ACAAGGCGTTTATCATAACGTTTACAGCTCTGCACACTACTGTCTACCAAGATGATAACCTAAGCTTTGCTTGTGATGTGGACAGTGATCCGCCTGCTAGTATAACCATTTTATCACCTACTGGATCCGCTCTTAAATATATCGAAGGAAATAATCAGTtactttataacaaaacaagttCATGCTTAGAGGATGTTGGTCAGTTTACGTGCATATCTGCAAACAAGCACAACCAGATGCAACCcgaaaaaagaaatgttacagTGGACGTCCAAT GTTCGCCTAGGTATCCGGCTGACTACAACAAATTTACAACTATCGGAACCAGACCTGGTGAAATTGCAGTTCATAATTTCAGTGTATTTTCGAACCCTCCACCAACAAACTTTACGTGGACAAACCTTTCGAATAGTATGCAAATTTCATTATACACAGCCTCATCTGATAGAGTAATCATTATCACCACAGACATGTCATCTGCGCTCATTATAACAAGCGTAGAACCATGGGACTCCGGCAACTACTCTGTAAGGGTTGAGAACGAAATTGGAAGCATGAACGAAACGTTTCGCATTGTTGTAAACA TTTACGCTGAACCAGCCGGTGAAACGTCGACGTCACACAATGTTTACAGTTCTAACAATAGTAGTAGCGGAGTTGTAGGAGGTACAGTTGGTGCTGTGTGCACTGTGATACTTGTAGTGGTTCTGCTTGCTGTTTTCCTCTATAGAAAACGGCGAAGTTGTAACG AAAGTGACCGATGCAGGGATGGAGGTAGCTTGAAAGATGATACTCG GTACGAGGACCTTGCCCTTGGTCACAGAGGAATATCACCCGAATATTCTCACCTTG ACTTCCGAGATAGAACCGAGAATAGCTTGATGCAAACACCATTTAAGGACAACAATGCATATGAGAACTTAAAATTGAATCAACAAAAGTTGACATGA
- the LOC128235257 gene encoding nucleolar protein dao-5-like isoform X2, which yields MMQRTVLTCFIMLSFISYVNIKHPHTPLLVDDEYGFHDMCYNESEIQTSNLDCLADGGFGLENDYAQPLSSSQNSQLPSGSYQMDREKNMERTSLGGVGDLFTPTQEKAPASGLNMSASSSDTSNSVLYADIPEPPNGIGEIYMSQISSSKKSACDNLASVRDLLRVEDKVSSLATQIAVEKLTHKRSCSVSRSGVACLCGLLHRRVRRKCGGSSAQCPVDKKQKGKAVSKPVTKPARRRKGRKKRQKYPVKPPKISSRYTSRKPATLNSRAATPKKSQSTRAAPKTAKSAKESTSKKGRSTRASPKAATQSKAPTHKKGRSTRAASQPATPMKVAVTQRGLSRLRSKAALKAASQGKHKVGEKRKPSSVKAATPVKKATRSKKKTSAAPIKQKVVPPAVKDRLNRRTVNSNPKKTATAGKAKPASGQRRSEPAAKPTPAKKAVNRTPVKPTPAKKAVNKTPVKPTPAKKAVNRTPVKPTTAKKAVNRTPVKPTPAKKAVNRTPVKPTPAKKAVNRTPVKPTPAKKAVNRTPVKPTPAKKAVNRTPVKLTPAKKAVNKTPVKPTPAKKAVNRTPVKLTPAKKGVNRTPVKPQKHVTRARR from the exons ATGATGCAAAGAACAGTATTAACCTGTTTCATCATGCTATCATTCATATCCTACGTTAACATTAAACATCCTCACACTCCGCTGCTGGTTGACGATGAGTATGGTTTCCATGACATGTGTTACAATGAGTCCGAGATTCAAACTTCAAATTTGGACTGCTTAGCCGATGGAGGATTTGGGTTGGAGAATGACTATGCGCAGCCACTTTCTTCATCCCAAAACAGCCAACTGCCTTCTGGAAGTTATCAG ATGGATCGTGAGAAGAATATGGAAAGGACGAGTCTGGGTGGTGTTGGTGACCTGTTTACCCCTACCCAGGAGAAAGCTCCCGCATCCGGTCTGAACATGTCTGCCTCCAGCAGCGACACCTCAAACTCTGTGTTGTATGCTGACATACCAGAACCTCCCAACGGGATCGGCGAGATTTATATGTCCCAAATCTCTTCTAGCAAGAAATCTGCGTGTGACAACCTGGCGAGTGTCCGTGATCTGCTCCGGGTTGAAGACAAGGTCTCTTCCCTTGCTACACAGATTGCGGTCGAGAAACTGACTCACAAACGATCCTGCTCTGTCAGTCGCTCAGGAGTTGCCTGCCTGTGTGGGCTACTCCACAG GCGAGTAAGGAGGAAGTGTGGTGGGTCGTCAGCCCAGTGTCCCGTGGATAAGAAGCAGAAGGGGAAAGCAGTCTCGAAGCCAGTAACAAAACCAGCAAG aaGAAGAAAAGGTAGAAAGAAGAGGCAGAAGTATCCAGTAAAACCACCAAAAATCTCTAGCAGATATACCAGTAGAAAACCAGCAACATTAAATTCTAGAGCTGCTACACCGAAGAAGAGCCAATCTACAAGAGCAGCTCCAAAGACAGCTAAATCAGCTAAGGAATCCACATCAAAAAAGGGACGATCTACCAGGGCTTCCCCAAAAGCAGCTACCCAATCGAAAGCCCCCACACATAAAAAGGGTCGCTCCACAAGGGCTGCATCTCAACCAGCCACACCGATGAAGGTCGCTGTTACTCAAAGAGGCCTTTCTAGACTCCGTTCAAAGGCTGCTCTGAAAGCTGCTAGCCAAG gcaAACACAAGGTCGGAGAAAAGAGAAAACCAAGTTCGGTGAAGGCTGCCACCCCGGTCAAAAAAGCAACAAGGTCCAAGAAAAAGACCAGTGCAGCACCGATAAAAC AAAAAGTGGTGCCCCCGGCTGTGAAGGACCGCTTAAATAGAAGGACGGTCAACTCAAACCCCAAGAAGACTGCAACCGCTGGTAAAGCCAAACCAGCCTCCGGACAGAGAAGAAGTGAACCAGCAGCGAAACCTACCCCGGCTAAGAAAGCAGTTAATAGAACACCAGTTAAACCTACCCCGGCTAAGAAAGCAGTTAATAAAACACCAGTCAAACCAACCCCGGCTAAGAAAGCAGTTAATAGAACACCAGTCAAACCTACCACGGCTAAGAAAGCAGTTAATAGAACACCAGTCAAACCTACCCCGGCTAAGAAAGCAGTTAATAGAACACCAGTCAAACCTACCCCGGCTAAGAAAGCAGTTAATAGAACACCAGTCAAACCAACCCCGGCTAAGAAAGCAGTTAATAGAACACCAGTCAAACCAACCCCGGCTAAGAAAGCAGTTAATAGAACACCAGTCAAACTTACCCCGGCTAAGAAAGCAGTTAATAAAACACCAGTCAAACCAACCCCGGCTAAGAAAGCAGTTAATAGAACACCAGTCAAACTTACCCCGGCTAAGAAAGGAGTTAATAGAACACCAGTCAAACCCCAAAAACATGTTACAAGAGCTCGTCGATAG
- the LOC128235257 gene encoding nucleolar protein dao-5-like isoform X1, with amino-acid sequence MFGLFIHAVLKIMMQRTVLTCFIMLSFISYVNIKHPHTPLLVDDEYGFHDMCYNESEIQTSNLDCLADGGFGLENDYAQPLSSSQNSQLPSGSYQMDREKNMERTSLGGVGDLFTPTQEKAPASGLNMSASSSDTSNSVLYADIPEPPNGIGEIYMSQISSSKKSACDNLASVRDLLRVEDKVSSLATQIAVEKLTHKRSCSVSRSGVACLCGLLHRRVRRKCGGSSAQCPVDKKQKGKAVSKPVTKPARRRKGRKKRQKYPVKPPKISSRYTSRKPATLNSRAATPKKSQSTRAAPKTAKSAKESTSKKGRSTRASPKAATQSKAPTHKKGRSTRAASQPATPMKVAVTQRGLSRLRSKAALKAASQGKHKVGEKRKPSSVKAATPVKKATRSKKKTSAAPIKQKVVPPAVKDRLNRRTVNSNPKKTATAGKAKPASGQRRSEPAAKPTPAKKAVNRTPVKPTPAKKAVNKTPVKPTPAKKAVNRTPVKPTTAKKAVNRTPVKPTPAKKAVNRTPVKPTPAKKAVNRTPVKPTPAKKAVNRTPVKPTPAKKAVNRTPVKLTPAKKAVNKTPVKPTPAKKAVNRTPVKLTPAKKGVNRTPVKPQKHVTRARR; translated from the exons ATGTTCGGTTTGTTTATTCACGCAGTATTGAAAATAATGATGCAAAGAACAGTATTAACCTGTTTCATCATGCTATCATTCATATCCTACGTTAACATTAAACATCCTCACACTCCGCTGCTGGTTGACGATGAGTATGGTTTCCATGACATGTGTTACAATGAGTCCGAGATTCAAACTTCAAATTTGGACTGCTTAGCCGATGGAGGATTTGGGTTGGAGAATGACTATGCGCAGCCACTTTCTTCATCCCAAAACAGCCAACTGCCTTCTGGAAGTTATCAG ATGGATCGTGAGAAGAATATGGAAAGGACGAGTCTGGGTGGTGTTGGTGACCTGTTTACCCCTACCCAGGAGAAAGCTCCCGCATCCGGTCTGAACATGTCTGCCTCCAGCAGCGACACCTCAAACTCTGTGTTGTATGCTGACATACCAGAACCTCCCAACGGGATCGGCGAGATTTATATGTCCCAAATCTCTTCTAGCAAGAAATCTGCGTGTGACAACCTGGCGAGTGTCCGTGATCTGCTCCGGGTTGAAGACAAGGTCTCTTCCCTTGCTACACAGATTGCGGTCGAGAAACTGACTCACAAACGATCCTGCTCTGTCAGTCGCTCAGGAGTTGCCTGCCTGTGTGGGCTACTCCACAG GCGAGTAAGGAGGAAGTGTGGTGGGTCGTCAGCCCAGTGTCCCGTGGATAAGAAGCAGAAGGGGAAAGCAGTCTCGAAGCCAGTAACAAAACCAGCAAG aaGAAGAAAAGGTAGAAAGAAGAGGCAGAAGTATCCAGTAAAACCACCAAAAATCTCTAGCAGATATACCAGTAGAAAACCAGCAACATTAAATTCTAGAGCTGCTACACCGAAGAAGAGCCAATCTACAAGAGCAGCTCCAAAGACAGCTAAATCAGCTAAGGAATCCACATCAAAAAAGGGACGATCTACCAGGGCTTCCCCAAAAGCAGCTACCCAATCGAAAGCCCCCACACATAAAAAGGGTCGCTCCACAAGGGCTGCATCTCAACCAGCCACACCGATGAAGGTCGCTGTTACTCAAAGAGGCCTTTCTAGACTCCGTTCAAAGGCTGCTCTGAAAGCTGCTAGCCAAG gcaAACACAAGGTCGGAGAAAAGAGAAAACCAAGTTCGGTGAAGGCTGCCACCCCGGTCAAAAAAGCAACAAGGTCCAAGAAAAAGACCAGTGCAGCACCGATAAAAC AAAAAGTGGTGCCCCCGGCTGTGAAGGACCGCTTAAATAGAAGGACGGTCAACTCAAACCCCAAGAAGACTGCAACCGCTGGTAAAGCCAAACCAGCCTCCGGACAGAGAAGAAGTGAACCAGCAGCGAAACCTACCCCGGCTAAGAAAGCAGTTAATAGAACACCAGTTAAACCTACCCCGGCTAAGAAAGCAGTTAATAAAACACCAGTCAAACCAACCCCGGCTAAGAAAGCAGTTAATAGAACACCAGTCAAACCTACCACGGCTAAGAAAGCAGTTAATAGAACACCAGTCAAACCTACCCCGGCTAAGAAAGCAGTTAATAGAACACCAGTCAAACCTACCCCGGCTAAGAAAGCAGTTAATAGAACACCAGTCAAACCAACCCCGGCTAAGAAAGCAGTTAATAGAACACCAGTCAAACCAACCCCGGCTAAGAAAGCAGTTAATAGAACACCAGTCAAACTTACCCCGGCTAAGAAAGCAGTTAATAAAACACCAGTCAAACCAACCCCGGCTAAGAAAGCAGTTAATAGAACACCAGTCAAACTTACCCCGGCTAAGAAAGGAGTTAATAGAACACCAGTCAAACCCCAAAAACATGTTACAAGAGCTCGTCGATAG